A stretch of Lactuca sativa cultivar Salinas chromosome 6, Lsat_Salinas_v11, whole genome shotgun sequence DNA encodes these proteins:
- the LOC111903326 gene encoding uncharacterized protein LOC111903326, with product MSGGEVRNVSPGDIQMVQNLIEQCLPYYMTQKQVVDILYQQEKVEPSFTELVWQKLEEQNQEFFKGYHLRLMVKEQIMEFNKLLDRQAALMHQLGPTTVNFQPNKSNGSHIPPMHQNSTIYAPENTGGIALKTENMQQHPAAINFSRGFNNSGLPILPSGVPQNMLLTQNSNVGTNGVSVKTESNYLGNPRFIYEPRPTIGDASVSSFSCLESDPHQLNGPLLNDSSFFGLLGPMSQNFGLSDSTADFTNSSDMLDSYSRSAFLSSERDNFLDSHSSTVDHQGDNKRLDIPENLGFEDFGSDS from the exons GTTCAAAATCTTATTGAACAATGTCTCCcatattacatgacacaaaagCAAGTTGTAGATATTCTCTATCAACAAGAGAAAGTGGAGCCCAGCTTTACAGAGCTTG TTTGGCAGAAGCTTGAAGAACAAAATCAAGAATTTTTCAAGGGATACCATCTAAGATTAATGGTGAAAGAACAAATAATGGAATTCAATAAGTTGCTTGATAGACAAGCTGCATTGATGCATCAATTGGGACCCACAACGGTTAATTTTCAACCTAATAAGTCCAATGGATCTCATATCCCACCAA TGCATCAAAACTCAACAATCTATGCACCTGAAAACACGGGTGGTATTGCACTCAAGACAGAAAACATGCAGCAGCATCCAGCCGCCATTAATTTCTCACGAGGGTTTAATAATAGTGGACTTCCGATACTACCCTCGGGGGTCCCACAAAATATGTTGTTGACCCAAAATTCAAATGTTGGAACGAATGGCGTTTCCGTAAAAACCGAATCCAACTATTTGGGGAATCCTAGGTTTATCTATGAACCACGACCAACGATTGGTGATGCATCCGTTTCATCTTTCAGTTGCTTGGAATCCGACCCACATCAGTTAAATGGGCCGCTTCTTAATGATAGTTCCTTTTTTGGGCTTTTGGGCCCAATGTCTCAAAACTTTGGGCTATCGGACTCAACCGCTGACTTCACAAATAGTTCAG ACATGCTCGATAGTTACTCGAGGTCTGCTTTCTTATCATCCGAAAGAGACAATTTCTTGGACTCTCATAGTAGTACGGTTGACCATCAAG GGGACAATAAGAGGTTAGACATACCGGAAAACTTAGGTTTTGAAGATTTTGGGAGTGACTCGTAA
- the LOC111903327 gene encoding tubulin alpha-1 chain, translating to MREIISIHIGQAGIQVGNSCWELYCLEHGIQPDGMMPSDTTVGVGHDAFNTFFSETSAGKHVPRAIFLDLEPTVIDEVRTGSYRQLFHPEQLISGKEDAANNFARGHYTVGKEIVDLCLDRVRKLADNCTGLQGFLVFNAVGGGTGSGLGSLLLERLSVDYGKKSKLGFTIYPSPQVSTAVVEPYNSVLSTHSLLEHTDVAVLLDNEAIYDICRRSLDIERPTYTNLNRLISQIISSLTTSLRFDGAINVDITEFQTNLVPYPRIHFMLSSYAPVISAEKAYHEQLSVPEITNAVFEPASMMAKCDPRHGKYMACCLMYRGDVVPKDVNAAVATIKTKRTVQFVDWCPTGFKCGINYQPPTVVPGGDLAKVQRAVCMISNNTAVAEVFSRIDHKFDLMYAKRAFVHWYVGEGMEEGEFSEAREDLAALEKDYEEVGAEGVDDDGADDDEEY from the exons ATGAGGGAGATCATAAGCATACACATAGGTCAAGCTGGAATTCAAGTAGGTAATTCGTGTTGGGAGCTCTACTGCCTCGAACATGGCATCCAGCCCGATGGCATGATGCCCAG TGACACTACAGTGGGTGTTGGTCATGATGCATTCAACACGTTCTTCAGTGAAACCAGTGCTGGAAAGCATGTGCCAAGAGCAATATTTCTTGATCTTGAACCAACTGTCATTGATGAAGTCAGGACAGGATCTTATCGCCAACTCTTCCACCCTGAACAACTTATTTCAGGAAAAGAAGATGCTGCTAATAACTTCGCTAGGGGCCATTACACAG TGGGAAAGGAGATTGTTGACCTTTGCCTTGATCGAGTAAGAAAGCTAGCAGACAACTGCACTGGATTGCAAGGCTTCTTAGTGTTCAATGCTGTTGGTGGAGGTACTGGTTCTGGTTTGGGATCTTTGTTGTTGGAACGCTTGTCTGTTGACTATGGAAAAAAGTCAAAGCTCGGTTTCACTATCTACCCTTCTCCTCAG GTGTCAACTGCAGTTGTGGAGCCCTACAACAGTGTTCTCTCTACACACTCTCTTCTAGAACACACAGATGTGGCTGTGCTTTTGGACAATGAAGCCATTTATGACATCTGTAGAAGATCATTAGACATTGAGAGACCTACATACACCAACTTAAACAGATTAATCTCTCAAATCATATCATCTTTAACAACCTCCCTACGTTTTGATGGAGCAATTAACGTTGACATCACAGAGTTTCAAACAAATCTTGTCCCATACCCACGTATCCATTTCATGCTTTCCTCATATGCCCCTGTGATCTCAGCTGAAAAAGCTTACCATGAACAATTATCAGTTCCTGAAATCACAAATGCAGTGTTTGAACCTGCAAGCATGATGGCTAAATGTGATCCAAGGCATGGAAAGTATATGGCTTGTTGTTTGATGTATCGTGGTGATGTTGTCCCTAAAGATGTTAATGCTGCTGTTGCCACCATTAAAACCAAAAGAACTGTTCAATTTGTTGACTG GTGCCCAACTGGTTTCAAGTGTGGAATCAACTACCAACCACCAACAGTTGTTCCAGGGGGTGATCTTGCTAAAGTTCAAAGAGCAGTTTGCATGATAAGCAACAACACAGCTGTTGCTGAAGTGTTTTCACGCATTGACCATAAGTTTGACCTTATGTATGCTAAGAGGGCGTTTGTTCATTGGTATGTTGGTGAAGGAATGGAGGAAGGTGAGTTTTCAGAAGCGCGTGAAGATCTTGCAGCTCTTGAGAAAGATTATGAGGAGGTTGGTGCTGAAGGTGTTGATGATGATGGTGCTGATGATGATGAAGAGTATTGA